Part of the Patagioenas fasciata isolate bPatFas1 chromosome 24, bPatFas1.hap1, whole genome shotgun sequence genome is shown below.
ACGTGGCAAGAGGAGAAGGGTTCTGCTTTGGAAGGGCCATGGGGCACAGCTGGATGCTGGATGAGATACACAGTGACCTGCAGAGCCTGAGTCTTGCTCCAAAACTGTTCCTCAGCATGTGAAACTGCGCAGCACAGCCCGCAccacagcaccctggggacaattcaGGTTTGGATTTATGCAGGCAGATGGGATTCAGTCCTGGTCTCAACAGGACCGTTTTCTCAGAGCCCTGCAAAGACCAGGTGGTCTCGGGAGTCTTTGCTGCTTGGGAAGCAGCAGTGTGTGTGTCTCTGGGTTTGCCACAGACACTGTTGGTTTAGTGAGACAATGTCTGTTTTGATTTCTGGGATAACTTGGGCTTTGTTGctttgtggaggaaaaaaaacccaaaagtctaGGAGCCTGTTCCCATCGGTCCCTTCCACAAATACTGGAGCTGCTGGTTTGAGCTCCACCAGAGAAACAGAAAGGCATCAAAAACATTGGCAGAGCTTGAGAGCGTTTGGCTGCCACTCCGCATTCCCTCCTTAGTCTGTGTCTGCGGGGATGAAAGCGAGCGCGGCTTCCAGCACTCCTGCTCAGCAAACCCATCGGGCTAGTTTGTGAAAAGCCTGCCAGGGTGCAGAAGAACAGCCCCGTCACCGACACCAGGCAGTGCCAGCCCCTCTCCCTGCATCACTGCTCGGGGCAGCTGTCTTCATGCACTCAGGGATATCGTCTGGGTAACAAGCTGTTCAACTGGCATAGGATGAGCCTGCAAGTGCccagaaacagaaaatgaactCATTGGAGAGCAAAGACAGGGCTAATAAAAGGCAAAGGGGGGGAAACAGAACTGTGTAATGACTACTAATGCTGTGAATTTCTATCGCAATAGAGTCAAGGTACCTCAGACGCCCAGTGACTGGGACCACACTGTGATAGGTGTGGTACAGGCACACAACAAGCTGGCGTTGTCTATGAAAATGAAGGAGAGAGAGCTCTGAACTGTTTGGGGCACTTTTACCTTAGAATCAACTCCCTGTGCAGGCCCAGCCCTGTCCACATGCTGTTTTCAGTCCGCAGCGTTTCAGCAAGCCAAGCGCCCTGTGTTGCAGAGTCCGAACAGGGCCAGATGGCATTTCAGGCTCCAGCCTGCCATGTCCaccctgtgtgtgtctgtgcactcCTCCAGCCAGGCACTCTTTGCCCAGCTTGCAGGTCATATATTGGACATCCTCCCTATCCCTAATACAGCAAAAATGTTTATCCCAGTGACAAGAGGCCTGCGGTGAGTGAGGGGACCACCAGTCCTTCTTACCAGCACAGAATATGCCAGATCAGAGACAAAGAAAAGTCTTTTATAGTGCCGTTCCGAAGCAGCTGTGAGTTTGAGGTATCCTTTTATGGCAGCTGCTTCAGGTGGTTGAGTTTCACTAGGATTGTCTCTGGAATGACTCTTAATGACTTAGACAAAGCCTATTGTAAAGGTGGTTTTTATTTTGACAGTGTCTGAAATACTTACTGACAGCAGCTTATCTGGTCCTACTTCATGAGTGGTGGCATCTCTCAGCAGTACAGACTGTGAGTGTGGGTATCTGATCTGCATGGGGAGGGTGATGGAGGCTTAGCTGTCCTCCCGCCTGCTCTCATGAGGCTGGCAGGCAGGGCTGGTTTAATTTGACTCTGATCCTCACTGCTGGCAGAGGCcctgagaagcagaaaatagCTGCACAGTCGTTCACTCTGGTCTGGATCCCACTTTGCCTGGTGAGGTTGAAAGAGCAGTGTTATACCAGTGTTTCAGCAACTGAGGGGGTGTGCTGCACGGCACAGGCTCCCGAGCAGGGCATTTCCGACCCTATGTACTCGCGGAGGTGGGATGCAGAAACCTGCAGGTCACCTCCCAGCACAGAGAGGGAGAAGCTCCATCCATGTGGACCTTgaaacctcctctcccctctgtGGGAGGGCTGCCCTGAGGCATGCCAGGGCCCAGGGCCCCCATATTTGGCCAGTGACACAGCATTTTGGCTGCTTTAATTGGCTCTGACTAGACAAGGATTGCAGCCGGCACCTGCTGAGCCCTCAGGGCCATccaaggcagcagcagctgccgccGACAGCAGCACACACGATCCCTCACCCAGCATCACAAGACTACAGAGACATTTCTCATGTAGCTGGTAGCATCATGATGTCTGCACGAGGGGTCAGATTCATCCCCTCTGTGACTCTACAGAGAGCACCAGGATGCCAGCAAGGCCCTTGGGAACCGACCAGAGCCTTTCCCTTCAGCATTTTAGAGCTCACTCCCCTCACAAGGGCTGGAAAGGTCTGTGTGTGAACAAGCCTATGTCCCGTAAGCTGGAGGGCTGAATCAAGCAGAGACCATTGCCTGGCATTTTTTCACTTGGGCTGACTCCAGCTGTGGGTCTGGAGATGCACAGGGAGCCTCCAAGAGCCCAGCACTCTACATCTTTTCTTCTCGAGACCCCTGACCTCTGCGGGCTTCCCACAACAcaagcagctccagctgcacctgAGCCAGGTGACACACAGAGCTGACAGTCCTGGCTGCCCCATGGACAGAGTCCCTCCAGGTCCCCACTGATGCCGTTTCCACTGATGAGCTCAGTGTGAACTCTGCTATTCTGTTTCGCACATCTGGAGCAGCCTTCCTGCTACAGAGTGGGTCGGCCAGAAGCAACACGAATCCAAGGCAAACAAGAGAAGATCAGAGGCAGATTTATTCCTTCTTCCTCCTGAGAGCTGCAGGTACTTTTACAGACCAACAAGTACCTTCTATGTCCACACAAGTCAGGTGCCAATTCAGAAGCAAGGCACCAGCATAATGTCTTCCCTCTTCCCAGTACCCTTCTGGGCTAGAGAACAGCGGCTGTTTTACAGTCCACTGCAACACGGCCTCGCAGTTTGGGGTAAGAGTGGCCCTTGCCATTTGAGGTGAGAGAAGAGCACCCTCTTTTTCCAGTTCCAagtccctttttccagtcatcagCCTTAACAAGCAGAAGTCTGGCATATATATGGATGCCTCACAGCCCCGCTAAACACTGATGGTGAGAAATAGGGGTCTGGCACCACAGATTCCCCgtccctcttccccctcccttccctgTGCATGCCCAGATCCAGCACCTTTAGgactcttccttcccttttccttcttcaagCTGTTCTTCTTTCCCCGCTGGCTGCTCCTGTTGGGTTATCTTCACCTCATTGACTCTGGCCTTCACCTCCTTCCCCGTCCGGGGAGCCACAATGCTTAAGATGCCATCGTGGGACAATGTGGCTCTCACCAGCAAGGGGTCGACATCCAGCGGGAGGATGTAGGTCCTGGTGAACTCTCGGGAGATGAAGCCGTGGCGGTCAGCCTTCTGCGGGTGCTGTCCCATCACCTCCAGCAAGTTGTCTACGGTGCGGACAGTGAGCTCATCTGGCAGGAAGTGACAAACATCCAGGAACACCTGGAATTTGTGCTCATTGAGGTTGATCTCAGAGATGCCTCGATCCAGCTGCTTATTGATCCGAGGCCTGATGTAGTAGCCGTGGTACAGGGCAGGGGCTAAAATTTCACATGGGGACACACCTGAAAATGAGACTCAGTGAGGAGTGTGGggtttccagggaaggagctgGACAAGGATGGTAGGGGGGGTTGGTGACAGGAGGAGGATGGGACCTGGCAAACACTTTGGTTTTGCCACCACATCAGCACAATATGGATGGCGTCTCTTGCAGTTCCTACCTTTGTGTCTTTAAAACACACCCAGAACCAGATgccacccagcagcagctgccagcaagCCAAGGGCTGGCACCCAGCTTCCACATGGTGGGTGGCCAGGGAGGAACCGGCAAGTGCACCGGGTGCTCTGCAGTGCAAAGCCCACAGCCAGGGATGGGCACAGAAAATGCTGATGGTGAAGAAACTGCCCTGAAGAACTAAAGGCCTTTTGTGTGCCATTGTCCAGGGGGCTTTCCTTGGAGCTTTTTGCCTTTTCACGCTGTTGTGCTGGTGCTGAATGGTTCTGCTGCTGCCCACATTCCTTCCCCTCTGCCAGCTACTGCCCGGCTTTgtgctgaacaccccagctcagCTTTTCTCCACAGCCCCGGCTGCAAAAACTTCCCCCTCaccaccccccctccccaattTGGAGCATTTTGCTCCATGCTTGCACAGCATATCCATGAATGCCAGACCACTGGGGGCATGAGGGAGAGACAGCAGAAGGCATGGATGGAGGAAGCGGACCTGAAAAGAGAGACCCTGGATATTCCCTCCTGATTTGACCTGGGTTCTTATGCTCAAAATTCTGTGTCTCCAGCTTCTGTAACCTGCTCTGGAGCTCAAACTCCCCAGGGGGACTCTACCAGCCCACCTGCATCAGAGGGGAGAAAGGTGCCGGGGGGGGATCCCATCTCCTTTCTTACCTTCTCCAAAGTTCTGGTCGTAAATCTTGCTAGGATTGGCAAACTCATATTCCGAACTCATGGGGTAGGCGTGGGGGACAGTCCGTGCAGCCATGGTGTGTCTGGGAAGGGGACCTTCCAAGCACTCACTGCCTCTGAGAGCAAAGGCTGCGGATTGCAAGGTTTTAATCGGGTGAATTCCACAGGGAGGAGTGTGTGataaaaaagatggaccaaaaTAGCCATGCACACAGGCCCCAGGATGCCTCGCCAGGGTGACGAGGAAAGCTCCTCGCTGCGTTCCAGCAGGGAGCACAGGCGCTGCCTGCAGTCAGGAAAGCCTCGGGAGAACCCCACACTGCCTCCCAGAGATCCCCTCCTCGAGCAAGGGGCGCAGGAGGCAAACGAGCAGCCAAGTCCAGCAGGGAGGCACAGAGGTGAGCTGAGGGGGGCTGATGTCCAAGAAAGCGGGACGGCCCCCAGGCTCTGTAGTCACTGTCACATGCGTCGCTCACTGTGAGCTTAGGACACATATCAGCCCCTCCTGTGCCCTACATGACGGAGCTTGGTCTTCCCAGAAGCTGAGCAGACAGCTCAAGCCTTTTGTTCCtatgggtggtgaaacactgcagGTGGTTAAGGAGGGCAAGACAGGATCCAGATCCCACTACTGGCACCTCCACATCCCAAACCACGCTGCTGCAACCTGGCTGTCCGGACTCTTCCCTGGCCAGGGCTTTGGCACAATGTAATGAGACCCGGAGAAATGCTTGTGCTGGAGATTATGAGCCCACCAGGGATCTGAAACTGGCACAGATGCAGATTTATTGAACCGGGGATGGGGGTGGCAGGGGAGGAGTAGTTCCCCGTTAAGCTCCTTGTACCCTGAAACCAGAGAATTCCTTGTTTCCATGCCCCTGCAGTATGAGAGAGCAGGTGCACTGCTGTTGATGTAAT
Proteins encoded:
- the HSPB2 gene encoding heat shock protein beta-2, with the translated sequence MAARTVPHAYPMSSEYEFANPSKIYDQNFGEGVSPCEILAPALYHGYYIRPRINKQLDRGISEINLNEHKFQVFLDVCHFLPDELTVRTVDNLLEVMGQHPQKADRHGFISREFTRTYILPLDVDPLLVRATLSHDGILSIVAPRTGKEVKARVNEVKITQQEQPAGKEEQLEEGKGKEES